The region TGTACACCCACGCGGGGTCCGGCGTCGAATTGGTCGCGCGGTGCAATCCCCGCACGGCGCCGCGACTGGCCGACACGGTTCGGCTGCGCAGGCACCCCGAAGGCGCTGTGCACCTGTTCCATCCGGACACCGGCGAACGCATCAACTAATGCGTGCACCGGAGTTCCGGCTCCGGGCACCGACTCCCGGGCTCCTCGGGTTGCCGTGGGACCGACCGCTTGAGGACTGGAACGTCCCCGACGTCCCACTGCGCGACATCGCGGTAGGGCCAAGCCGTCACCTGGTGAAGTTCGTCGACGCCGACGGTCTGCTGTGGGCCGTCAAGGACATGCCCGCGCGGATCGCGGTCAAGGAGTACGACGTACTGCGCAGCCTGGAGGACAAAGGGCTGCCCGCCGTGCGGCCCGCGGGCTTGGTGCTGCAGCCCGAGTTCGACACCGCGATCCTGGTGACCCGCTACCTCGAGGGGTCCTGGCAATACCGCAGGCTCTTCATGCGGCTGCCCACAGACCAGCCCAAGCACCGCGCGCGATTGTTGGACGCCATGGCCTGGCTGATGGTGGAACTGCACCGGCACGGCGTGTTCTGGGGCGACTGCTCCCTGGCGAACACGTTGTTTTCCCGTGACGGGCAGCTCCTGCAGGCGCAGCTGGTCGATGCCGAAACCTCGGAAGTACACCCGGTTTTGAGTCGCGGACAGCGCGAGCACGACCTCGACATCATGGTGGAGAACGTGGCGATGGGCATGATCGATCTCGCCGAACGCCTCGGCCGGTCGACGTTGGAGGACGTGCTGATCGACGAGGCGGAGCAGACCCGGTCCCGCTACTACGAGCTGTGGGACGCGCTGCACGCCGAGCCCACGTTCGACTTCGCCGACCGGTACCGGGTCGAGGGAACGGTGCGCAAGCTGAACGAATTGGGTTTCGTCGTCGACGAAGTGTCCCTGCAACCGGTCGGCGATGATCCGAGCCGACTCAAAATCCGTGTCGCCGTTGGTGATCGGCGCTACCACGCGCAACGGTTGCGGGACCTCACCGGCCTGGATGTCGGAGAGGGGCAGGCCGAGATCCTGCTCGGCGACATGCAGGCGTATCAGGCTCAGTTGTGCCGCGAAGCGGGACACGACGTCGACGACTCGACCGCCGCCCGGTTGTGGGTGATCGAGGTGCTCACCCCGTACGAACGGTTGGCACACGACGTGGTCGGTCGGAAAGGCACCCCGATCCAGGCATACTGCGATCTGCTCGAGGTGCGGTGGCTGCTGAGCGAGAAGGCGGGCCATGACGTCGGCACCAACAAGGCCTTGGCAGCGCTGTCCCGCGGCGTGATCCCGGTCGACTCCGCGGCGAAGCTGGCCATTGCGGAGGTGCCGACGGAGCCGTTCGAGGTACTGCGCGACGAGTGAATCCCGTTGAGCAGCAGGTGTTTGACCGAGCGACAATTTCTTAGAGTTTTCTTCGGTTCCGCACTCGAGTTTCCTTAAGTGTCGAACATATGTTCGATGGTATGGGTGGGGTTGCGGTCGAGGAGGCGGTGGCGGCGGTGCGCGCCGCGCATACCGCGCTGACCGGGCTGACCGCCGAGGCGTTGACCCGTCCGCAGTTGTTGGCGGTGCTTGATGAGGTCGAGATCTTGTCGTGTCAGTTGCCCGCCCACCGCAATGGGTTGTTGGCCCGGTTGCAGACCCAGGCCACGCCGAGGGAGTTGGGTGCCAAATCCTGGCGGCAGGTGTTGGCGACCCGGTGGCGGCTGTCGGGTAAGGAGGCGGGTCGGCGGTTGGCCGAGGCCGAGGTGTTGGCGCCGCGGCACAGCGTGTCGGGGCAGCCGTTGGAGCCGGTGTTGGCCTACACCGCCGCCGCCCAGGCCCATGGGGCGATCACCGGTGAGCATGTCAAGGTGCTGCGCAAGGCGATGGCCGCGATTCCGGCCGGGGTGGATGTGGCCACCCGCCATCAGGTCGAGGCTGATCTGGTGCGCGCCGCGCTGGGCGTGGGGCCCAAGGAGTTGAAGGAAGCCGCCTTCCGGCTGGTGTTTCTGCTCGATCAGGACGGCGCCGAACCCGACGATGCCGCGCGTGAACGCCGGCGCGAGGCCACGATGGGTCCGCAACAAGCCGACGGCACCTCCCGTCTGACCGTCACGTTGACCCCGGAGGGGCGGGCGATCTGGGAAGCGATCTGGGCGAAGTTGGCCGCTCCGGGGATGTGTAATCCCGATGATGAGCAGCCCTGTGTGTCGGGCACCCCGACTCAGGAGCAGATCGACGAGGATCAGCGCAGCCTGGGTCAGCGTCAGCATGATGCGCTGGTGGTGGCGGGGCGCAGTGTGTTGGAAAGCGGGGCGTTGGGTCAGCACAATGGGGTGGCGACCTCGATCATCATCCGCACCACGCTGCAAGATTTGGAACACCGCGCCGGGGTTG is a window of Mycobacterium sp. 3519A DNA encoding:
- a CDS encoding HNH endonuclease signature motif containing protein, with translation MGGVAVEEAVAAVRAAHTALTGLTAEALTRPQLLAVLDEVEILSCQLPAHRNGLLARLQTQATPRELGAKSWRQVLATRWRLSGKEAGRRLAEAEVLAPRHSVSGQPLEPVLAYTAAAQAHGAITGEHVKVLRKAMAAIPAGVDVATRHQVEADLVRAALGVGPKELKEAAFRLVFLLDQDGAEPDDAARERRREATMGPQQADGTSRLTVTLTPEGRAIWEAIWAKLAAPGMCNPDDEQPCVSGTPTQEQIDEDQRSLGQRQHDALVVAGRSVLESGALGQHNGVATSIIIRTTLQDLEHRAGVGVTGGGTVVPLPTLIRMAARAHLWLAVFDGATGSALELFRTRRTASVAQRMMLIARDGGCTKPGCTVPAYGCQVHHAAADWADDGQTNVDELGLACGPDNRMVGPNSWRTRMNERHEVEWIPPPHLDTGQTRINTYHTPEKLLRPPDNDPDPPDEAGFQVTGS
- a CDS encoding DUF4032 domain-containing protein, which gives rise to MRAPEFRLRAPTPGLLGLPWDRPLEDWNVPDVPLRDIAVGPSRHLVKFVDADGLLWAVKDMPARIAVKEYDVLRSLEDKGLPAVRPAGLVLQPEFDTAILVTRYLEGSWQYRRLFMRLPTDQPKHRARLLDAMAWLMVELHRHGVFWGDCSLANTLFSRDGQLLQAQLVDAETSEVHPVLSRGQREHDLDIMVENVAMGMIDLAERLGRSTLEDVLIDEAEQTRSRYYELWDALHAEPTFDFADRYRVEGTVRKLNELGFVVDEVSLQPVGDDPSRLKIRVAVGDRRYHAQRLRDLTGLDVGEGQAEILLGDMQAYQAQLCREAGHDVDDSTAARLWVIEVLTPYERLAHDVVGRKGTPIQAYCDLLEVRWLLSEKAGHDVGTNKALAALSRGVIPVDSAAKLAIAEVPTEPFEVLRDE